In the genome of Pelodiscus sinensis isolate JC-2024 chromosome 3, ASM4963464v1, whole genome shotgun sequence, one region contains:
- the LOC142827700 gene encoding histone H2B 8 — MPEPAKSAPAPKKGSKKAVTKTQKKGDKKRRKTRKESYSIYVYKVLKQVHPDTGISSKAMGIMNSFVNDIFERIAGEASRLAHYNKRSTITSREIQTAVRLLLPGELAKHAVSEGTKAVTKYTSSK, encoded by the coding sequence ATGCCTGAGCCGGCtaaatctgctcctgctccaaaGAAAGGCTCTAAGAAGGCCGTGACCAAGACCCAGAAAAAGGGAGATAAGAAACGTAGAAAGACTAGGAAGGAAAGTTATTCAATCTATGTGTACAAAGTGCTGAAGCAAGTTCACCCGGACACTGGCATCTCTTCTAAGGCCATGGGCATCATGAATTCTTTCGTGAACGATATTTTCGAACGAATCGCTGGGGAAGCGTCTCGTTTGGCCCATTACAACAAACGCTCGACTATAACTTCGCGGGAGATCCAGACTGCGGTGCGCCTTCTGCTGCCAGGGGAGCTGGCCAAACACGCTGTGTCTGAGGGTACAAAGGCTGTTACCAAGTACACCAGCTCTAAGTAA